From the Patescibacteria group bacterium genome, one window contains:
- a CDS encoding M20/M25/M40 family metallo-hydrolase, translating to MNPAEFLEKIVSIYSPSEREDELAKFIAATAQDLGFAKTSVDHFSNVVLEIGAPTAQKTILLLGHIDTVRPFLSVKIKDGKLFGRGAVDAKGPFATFVFAALAAAPQLKNTKIIVAGASQEEQHGTGARVLAEKFTAPDFIVVGEPSGFTGITLGYKGTFSMEFFKRKNSAHSANDSEKNAIEEAIDFTQKIKKFCDEFNSGKSIWEGLQQRVVKFVFDEVNGVEQVKVRVKFRTPIGFDIAALKKVVGKNSKGGEISYLQSWGSEEACLSPKNSPLVKAFLAAIRAEGGEPVFKVKTGTADMNTLVKAFPGVPIVSYGPGDSNLDHTPQEHIELAEFEKAIKILEKVLLRLDERA from the coding sequence ATGAATCCTGCCGAATTTCTCGAAAAAATCGTCTCGATTTACTCGCCCTCTGAGCGCGAGGATGAGCTCGCGAAATTTATCGCCGCGACCGCGCAAGACTTGGGTTTCGCGAAAACTTCAGTCGATCACTTCAGCAATGTCGTGCTCGAGATCGGTGCGCCGACTGCGCAGAAAACCATTCTTCTGCTCGGGCACATCGACACGGTGCGACCATTTTTGTCAGTCAAAATTAAAGACGGAAAATTATTCGGTCGTGGTGCGGTCGATGCGAAAGGTCCCTTCGCGACTTTCGTTTTCGCGGCGCTGGCGGCTGCTCCGCAACTCAAAAATACGAAAATTATCGTCGCGGGTGCGAGCCAGGAAGAGCAGCACGGCACGGGCGCGCGCGTGCTTGCCGAGAAATTTACCGCTCCTGATTTCATCGTGGTTGGCGAGCCGTCAGGCTTCACGGGCATCACGCTCGGCTACAAGGGCACTTTTTCGATGGAATTTTTCAAGCGCAAAAATTCAGCGCACTCCGCCAACGATTCCGAAAAAAACGCGATTGAGGAGGCGATTGATTTCACCCAAAAAATTAAAAAGTTTTGCGACGAATTCAATTCCGGCAAATCGATCTGGGAAGGCCTGCAACAGCGTGTCGTCAAATTCGTCTTTGACGAAGTGAATGGTGTTGAGCAGGTGAAGGTGCGTGTGAAATTTCGCACGCCAATCGGCTTCGACATCGCCGCGCTGAAAAAAGTCGTCGGCAAAAATTCGAAAGGTGGCGAGATTTCCTACCTGCAGAGCTGGGGCAGCGAGGAGGCTTGTCTCTCGCCCAAAAATTCGCCACTCGTCAAAGCTTTTCTCGCGGCGATTCGGGCGGAGGGCGGCGAGCCGGTTTTCAAAGTCAAAACCGGAACGGCGGATATGAATACACTGGTCAAAGCTTTTCCGGGCGTGCCGATTGTTTCCTATGGTCCGGGTGACAGCAATCTCGATCACACGCCGCAGGAACATATCGAGCTCGCCGAATTCGAAAAGGCGATTAAGATTTTGGAAAAAGTTTTGCTGAGGCTTGATGAGCGAGCATGA
- the hisG gene encoding ATP phosphoribosyltransferase — translation MTTRLKIALQKKGRLADESFALLRKIGLTFVANGHYLVLKCTDFPADILLLRDDDIPAFVARGSADLGIVGQNVVRESGKKVREIAPLGFGACRLAIAVPRNSKFKKIADLKNSTIATEYPNSTKKFFRELKIPVSLAELSGSAEIAPEMGVADAIADIVDTGTTLEAHNLIPLEPPIFRSEAILVADPKLSSAKKKLLEDLIARIEAVQKASDKKYVVLNCSEKNLAKIEKLLPALEAPTILPLAKKGEFALQSVATEKEFWAALPRLKAAGAKDILLLNVEKIVL, via the coding sequence ATGACCACTCGTCTCAAAATCGCGCTCCAAAAAAAAGGTCGCCTCGCCGATGAGTCTTTCGCTCTGCTGCGCAAAATCGGACTCACTTTCGTCGCGAACGGACACTATTTAGTTTTGAAATGCACCGATTTTCCGGCGGATATTTTGCTTTTGCGTGATGACGACATTCCGGCTTTCGTCGCGCGCGGCTCGGCGGATCTCGGCATCGTCGGTCAAAATGTCGTGCGGGAGTCCGGCAAAAAAGTCCGCGAGATTGCGCCGCTCGGTTTCGGCGCGTGTCGGCTCGCCATCGCTGTTCCGAGAAATTCAAAATTCAAAAAAATCGCCGACCTCAAAAATTCCACGATCGCGACGGAATATCCCAACTCCACAAAAAAGTTTTTCCGCGAGCTCAAAATTCCGGTCAGTCTCGCTGAGCTTTCCGGCTCGGCTGAAATCGCGCCGGAGATGGGCGTCGCCGATGCGATTGCCGACATCGTCGATACGGGCACGACGCTCGAAGCGCACAATCTGATTCCGCTGGAGCCGCCGATTTTTCGCAGTGAAGCGATTCTCGTCGCCGATCCGAAACTCTCGTCTGCCAAAAAGAAATTGCTCGAAGACTTGATTGCGCGCATCGAAGCCGTCCAAAAAGCCAGCGACAAAAAATATGTCGTGCTGAATTGTTCCGAAAAAAACTTGGCGAAAATCGAAAAACTTTTGCCGGCACTCGAAGCGCCGACCATTCTCCCGCTCGCGAAAAAAGGCGAGTTCGCGCTCCAATCAGTCGCGACCGAAAAAGAATTTTGGGCGGCGCTGCCGCGGCTCAAAGCCGCTGGTGCGAAAGACATTCTGCTGCTCAATGTCGAGAAAATTGTTCTTTAA
- the hisD gene encoding histidinol dehydrogenase, producing the protein MQIQKLASLSTKERAAILARGGAAAPAIKKTVGAILQKIRQDGEAAVLAFTKKFDGIELKGLAVSAKELKAVDEKSAKFDFLRAAAVNIQKFHENQLANIRAEKKVQTAPGVQIWREWRPIARVGIYAPGGLATYPSSVLMQAIPARIAGCTEIILATPPRKDGSISEVVIAAAKLAGVTKILKVGGAQAIGALAFLEKVEKITGPGNPWVTEAKSQISSEIPIDMPAGPSEILILADDSAVPRFVAADLLSQAEHASDSTALLVTTSTKLAKAVARELVLQIKKLSRRAIAQKSLDSRGRILVAKNLPSALTFVNEFAAEHLEICLTDSEKILPQIQNAGSIFLGNFSSEPAGDFATGTNHVLPTAGFARNFAPLSVESFGKKIQIQKISKTGLAAIRATCEKFGAVEGLDAHARSISIRFDAKN; encoded by the coding sequence ATGCAAATCCAAAAACTGGCTTCGCTCTCGACCAAGGAGCGCGCCGCGATTCTCGCGCGCGGCGGCGCGGCTGCGCCTGCAATCAAAAAAACAGTTGGCGCGATTTTGCAAAAAATTCGGCAAGACGGGGAAGCGGCAGTACTCGCTTTCACCAAAAAATTTGATGGCATCGAATTAAAAGGCCTCGCAGTTTCGGCGAAAGAATTAAAGGCAGTTGACGAGAAGTCCGCCAAGTTCGATTTTCTGCGCGCGGCTGCGGTGAACATTCAGAAGTTCCACGAGAATCAGCTCGCCAATATTCGCGCTGAAAAAAAAGTTCAAACGGCGCCAGGAGTCCAAATTTGGCGCGAGTGGCGACCGATTGCGCGAGTCGGGATTTATGCGCCGGGCGGACTCGCGACTTATCCGAGCTCGGTTTTGATGCAGGCGATTCCAGCGCGGATCGCGGGCTGTACGGAAATTATTCTCGCGACTCCTCCGCGGAAAGACGGTTCGATTTCCGAAGTGGTCATCGCGGCGGCGAAGCTAGCGGGTGTGACGAAAATTCTCAAGGTCGGCGGAGCGCAGGCAATCGGCGCACTCGCTTTCCTCGAGAAGGTTGAGAAAATTACCGGACCAGGTAATCCCTGGGTGACCGAGGCGAAGTCCCAAATTTCATCCGAGATTCCGATCGACATGCCGGCGGGTCCGAGCGAGATTCTCATCTTGGCGGACGACTCGGCGGTGCCGCGATTTGTCGCGGCAGATTTGTTGAGTCAGGCGGAGCACGCCAGCGACTCGACCGCGTTACTCGTGACGACTTCCACCAAGCTTGCCAAGGCAGTTGCCCGCGAGCTTGTCTTACAAATTAAAAAATTGTCGCGTCGAGCAATCGCGCAAAAGAGTCTCGATTCGCGCGGTCGGATTCTCGTCGCGAAAAATCTGCCCAGCGCGCTCACTTTCGTGAACGAGTTCGCCGCAGAGCACCTCGAAATTTGTCTCACCGATTCAGAAAAAATTCTGCCGCAAATTCAAAACGCCGGTTCGATTTTTCTCGGCAATTTTTCCTCCGAGCCGGCGGGAGATTTTGCCACCGGCACGAATCATGTCTTGCCGACGGCCGGCTTCGCCCGCAATTTCGCGCCGCTGTCGGTCGAATCGTTTGGCAAAAAAATTCAGATTCAGAAAATTTCCAAGACCGGACTCGCCGCGATTCGCGCGACCTGCGAAAAATTCGGTGCAGTCGAAGGTCTCGACGCGCACGCGCGTTCAATTTCAATTCGTTTCGATGCCAAAAATTAA
- the hisC gene encoding histidinol-phosphate transaminase: MPKINFTKLAKKSVRSSAAYSSARSLVREASIFLDANENAFGSVLPKISNVELSRYPDPLAKKLREQFGKFVGVSADQVLVGNGSDEIIWLLLLAFVEAGQEILTFAPTFSMYRVFAELLGLRVREVALEADYSLDTAKLLRQISAKTKLIFLCSPNNPTGQVLPRAQLEQIIRTGKLVVLDEAYIEFAPEKSAVALLRKFPNLIILRTFSKAWGLAGLRVGCGLMDAAAIAILQKVRAPYSVDALSQKLALDALANSKKMQAMVKKILAEKEKLAAKLWELGLIVFPSDANFLLVRFPAEVSASRVQKNLLEKFGIVVRDFSHKKFLENCVRITVGNPNENEELLRALRSFKDLSSK, translated from the coding sequence ATGCCAAAAATTAATTTCACCAAGCTCGCCAAAAAATCCGTGCGCAGCAGCGCGGCTTATTCTTCAGCGCGTTCGCTCGTGCGCGAGGCTTCGATTTTTCTTGACGCGAATGAAAACGCTTTCGGTTCGGTTCTGCCCAAAATTTCGAATGTTGAGCTGTCGCGCTATCCGGATCCACTGGCAAAAAAATTGCGTGAGCAATTTGGCAAATTTGTCGGCGTTTCCGCAGACCAAGTTTTGGTCGGCAATGGTTCGGATGAAATTATTTGGCTTCTGCTTTTGGCTTTCGTCGAGGCAGGCCAAGAAATTCTGACTTTCGCGCCGACTTTCTCGATGTACCGCGTTTTCGCCGAGCTGCTCGGACTGCGCGTGCGTGAGGTCGCGCTCGAAGCGGATTACTCGCTTGATACCGCGAAACTCTTGAGGCAGATTTCCGCGAAGACCAAACTCATTTTTCTCTGCTCGCCTAATAATCCAACCGGGCAAGTTTTGCCGCGGGCGCAGCTGGAGCAAATTATCCGGACGGGTAAATTGGTGGTGCTCGATGAAGCGTACATCGAATTCGCGCCGGAGAAGTCAGCGGTCGCTTTGCTCCGCAAATTTCCGAATTTAATTATCCTGCGGACTTTCTCGAAAGCCTGGGGTTTGGCGGGACTCCGCGTCGGCTGCGGCTTGATGGATGCGGCGGCGATTGCCATTCTCCAAAAAGTTCGCGCGCCTTATTCAGTCGACGCGCTTTCCCAAAAACTCGCGCTTGACGCTTTGGCGAATTCTAAAAAAATGCAGGCAATGGTTAAAAAGATTTTGGCAGAGAAAGAAAAACTTGCCGCCAAACTTTGGGAACTGGGCTTGATTGTTTTCCCGAGTGATGCGAATTTTCTACTCGTGCGTTTTCCGGCGGAAGTCTCTGCTTCGCGCGTCCAGAAAAACTTGCTCGAAAAATTCGGCATCGTCGTACGAGATTTCTCACACAAAAAATTCCTCGAAAATTGTGTTCGCATTACAGTCGGCAATCCTAATGAGAATGAAGAGTTGTTAAGAGCCTTGAGGAGCTTTAAGGATTTGAGTTCAAAGTGA
- a CDS encoding four helix bundle protein, whose amino-acid sequence MKYENSFRKLIVWQSAKKLVMLVYQITKKFPREEIFGMTNQIRRAAVSVCANIAEGNARSGEKERIQFFNFAKASLVEVDCLGELAFEQNYFSQKDFDELLELINKTAYLLIRLKNSKINNLDNPKSSQLSLKSHE is encoded by the coding sequence GTGAAATATGAGAATTCTTTTCGCAAGCTTATTGTTTGGCAGAGTGCCAAAAAATTGGTCATGCTTGTTTACCAAATCACTAAAAAATTTCCACGCGAAGAAATTTTTGGCATGACGAATCAAATAAGGAGAGCCGCAGTTTCAGTTTGCGCAAATATTGCGGAAGGAAATGCGCGCTCTGGCGAAAAAGAGAGAATTCAGTTTTTCAATTTTGCCAAAGCTTCTTTAGTAGAAGTGGACTGTTTGGGAGAATTGGCGTTCGAACAAAATTATTTTAGCCAAAAAGATTTTGATGAATTGCTTGAACTAATTAACAAGACTGCTTATCTATTGATAAGATTAAAAAACTCAAAGATCAATAATCTTGATAATCCTAAAAGCTCACAATTATCTTTAAAATCACACGAATGA
- a CDS encoding histidinol-phosphatase: protein MIFDFHTHTRQQDGANSAREMIETAIAQGVAILGISEHSPRLPGFRYADDPVGEVRGLEGWSEFLAEIDQLKIEYTDRIEILKGCEVDWLGEENLDWVKKLLAAGSFDYTIGSVHFLGRWGFDYLKDWESGYKKFENIEAIYREYFLEYARMVRSGLFDIAGHLDLIKKFNDQFPLSENSNILELAEPAFAALENSKMVLEISSAGLTKPCQEWYPSLELLQAANSRGIPITFNSDAHSVNRIAENFAAAKEFAKSAGYSEVVIFHASGRREELKI from the coding sequence ATGATCTTTGACTTTCACACACACACTCGACAACAAGACGGCGCGAATTCTGCGCGCGAAATGATTGAGACGGCGATTGCACAGGGAGTCGCGATTCTCGGAATTTCCGAGCACTCGCCGCGCTTGCCGGGATTCCGCTACGCCGATGATCCAGTCGGCGAAGTGCGCGGACTGGAAGGGTGGTCAGAATTTCTCGCGGAAATCGATCAGCTCAAAATCGAATACACCGACCGAATCGAAATTCTGAAGGGCTGTGAGGTGGACTGGCTCGGCGAGGAGAATTTGGACTGGGTGAAAAAACTACTCGCCGCTGGTAGCTTCGACTACACGATTGGTTCGGTGCATTTCCTCGGTCGCTGGGGTTTCGATTATTTGAAAGACTGGGAAAGTGGCTACAAAAAATTCGAAAACATTGAGGCAATTTACCGCGAGTATTTTCTCGAATACGCGCGCATGGTGCGCTCGGGCTTGTTCGACATCGCGGGTCATCTCGACCTTATTAAAAAATTTAACGACCAATTTCCGCTGTCCGAAAATTCCAACATTTTAGAATTGGCTGAGCCAGCTTTCGCCGCTTTAGAAAATTCTAAAATGGTGCTCGAAATTTCTTCCGCTGGTCTGACGAAGCCTTGCCAGGAATGGTATCCGTCGCTCGAATTGTTGCAGGCGGCAAACAGTCGCGGAATTCCAATTACCTTTAATTCCGACGCGCACTCTGTGAATCGGATTGCCGAAAACTTCGCGGCTGCTAAGGAGTTCGCGAAGTCAGCAGGGTATTCTGAAGTTGTGATTTTTCACGCGAGTGGTCGGCGCGAGGAGCTTAAAATTTAG
- a CDS encoding riboflavin synthase: protein MFTGIITELGEVKKIFRDGENTAFTIAAPKTARTLKIGDSIAINGACHTVVQKIKNTFVVESMPETLRRTNFGDFEIGSQVNLERPVGVSGSFDGHFVSGHIDGVAKILTIKKDKNSKIFTLALPKNLTKFVVEKGSISLDGISLTVISIHGNKIEVGIIPHTLQETNLGIRKVGERVNVEADLLAKHVAKLIRK, encoded by the coding sequence ATGTTCACAGGCATTATTACCGAACTCGGCGAAGTCAAAAAAATTTTTCGTGATGGCGAAAACACAGCCTTCACGATTGCTGCGCCGAAGACAGCGCGCACTTTGAAAATAGGTGATTCCATCGCGATCAATGGCGCGTGCCACACGGTCGTTCAGAAAATTAAAAATACTTTTGTCGTCGAGTCGATGCCGGAGACTTTGCGCCGGACGAATTTCGGCGATTTCGAAATTGGCTCGCAGGTAAATTTGGAGCGACCGGTCGGCGTGTCTGGTAGTTTCGACGGTCACTTCGTCTCGGGTCACATCGACGGTGTCGCGAAGATTCTCACAATTAAAAAGGACAAGAATTCCAAAATTTTCACGCTCGCGTTGCCGAAAAATCTGACGAAGTTCGTGGTCGAAAAGGGTTCCATTTCGCTCGACGGCATTTCGCTCACAGTCATCTCGATTCATGGCAATAAAATTGAGGTTGGGATTATTCCGCACACTTTGCAGGAAACCAATTTGGGAATCAGAAAAGTTGGTGAGCGGGTGAATGTTGAGGCGGACTTACTTGCGAAGCATGTCGCGAAATTAATTCGAAAATGA
- the ribH gene encoding 6,7-dimethyl-8-ribityllumazine synthase encodes MKFAIITSRFAEKAGDALDILNASCAQKLRELKVDFEKFTVPGAFEIPTLAKQILLTKKFDGVIALGVVVRGETAHFDFVAGNCARKLADLGVEFAQPVIFGVLTTETTAQASARAARGAEFATAAFELAHELAKIRA; translated from the coding sequence ATGAAATTTGCCATCATCACATCGCGATTCGCCGAGAAGGCCGGTGATGCGCTCGATATTTTGAACGCGAGCTGCGCGCAGAAATTGCGCGAACTGAAAGTTGATTTCGAAAAGTTCACCGTCCCGGGTGCGTTCGAGATTCCCACACTCGCTAAGCAAATTTTGCTTACCAAAAAGTTCGACGGCGTCATCGCGCTCGGCGTCGTCGTGCGTGGCGAGACAGCACACTTCGATTTCGTCGCGGGGAATTGCGCTCGCAAATTAGCTGACCTCGGAGTCGAATTCGCGCAGCCGGTAATCTTCGGTGTGCTGACGACCGAGACGACCGCACAGGCTTCAGCGCGCGCGGCGCGCGGCGCGGAGTTTGCGACGGCAGCTTTTGAGCTCGCACACGAACTTGCTAAAATCCGCGCGTGA
- a CDS encoding phosphoglycerate kinase — protein sequence MNLRTLRDAENLSGKRVLVRADFDVPIENGVVTNASRIQAALPTLEFLRSVSAKIILLAHLGRPKSATDENLRLDPIAVSLSELLGIPVKKLDDCVGVSVEAEIAKMQPGEIILLENTRFHAGEEENSSEFVAELARLGEVFVNDAFATAHRAHASNFGIAQILPSYAGLSLEKEIQSLSSVLLSPKKPLVLILGGAKIDTKIGVLRQFVTLADTILLGGGLANTFLAAQNFAVGASLYEPEKLETAREILALAAKFNCAIVLPSDAVCAPDFDSPSQTFETTAIPAEQKMLDLGAESIGQFSEIIQNAGTVVWNGPVGVFEQAAFAAGTHAIITACAATSADTILGGGDTLAALAQFAIPLTKFTHVSTGGGAMLELLENKKLPALAILEK from the coding sequence GTGAACCTGAGAACACTGCGCGACGCCGAAAATTTGTCCGGAAAAAGAGTTTTGGTGCGCGCTGATTTCGATGTTCCGATTGAAAATGGTGTGGTCACAAATGCTTCACGCATTCAGGCGGCGCTGCCGACGCTCGAATTTCTCCGTTCTGTCAGCGCAAAAATAATTCTCCTTGCACATCTCGGTCGTCCCAAAAGCGCTACTGATGAAAACTTACGACTTGATCCGATCGCAGTGAGCTTGTCCGAGCTGCTCGGAATTCCAGTCAAAAAACTAGACGACTGCGTTGGTGTTTCAGTCGAGGCTGAAATTGCAAAAATGCAGCCAGGCGAAATAATCTTGCTTGAGAATACGCGCTTCCATGCAGGCGAAGAAGAAAATAGCTCTGAGTTTGTTGCTGAACTTGCGCGTCTCGGCGAAGTCTTCGTGAATGACGCTTTTGCCACCGCGCATCGTGCGCACGCTTCCAATTTTGGCATCGCGCAAATTTTGCCGAGTTACGCCGGTCTCTCGCTCGAAAAAGAAATTCAAAGCTTGTCGTCAGTTTTATTAAGTCCGAAAAAACCGCTCGTCTTGATTTTGGGTGGTGCGAAGATTGACACGAAGATTGGCGTCCTGCGCCAATTCGTCACGCTCGCCGATACGATTCTCCTCGGCGGTGGTCTCGCGAATACTTTTCTCGCGGCACAAAATTTCGCAGTCGGTGCGAGTCTGTACGAGCCGGAAAAATTAGAAACGGCGCGCGAGATTCTGGCGCTGGCTGCTAAATTTAACTGTGCAATCGTGCTGCCGAGTGACGCCGTTTGTGCGCCGGACTTCGACTCGCCGAGCCAAACATTCGAGACGACGGCAATTCCCGCAGAGCAAAAAATGCTCGACCTCGGGGCGGAGTCGATTGGTCAATTTTCCGAAATTATTCAAAACGCTGGAACGGTCGTCTGGAATGGACCGGTCGGAGTTTTCGAACAGGCGGCTTTCGCTGCGGGCACGCACGCGATTATTACCGCCTGTGCCGCGACCTCGGCGGACACGATTTTGGGTGGCGGCGACACGCTCGCTGCGCTCGCGCAATTCGCAATCCCGCTCACCAAATTCACGCATGTCTCGACGGGCGGGGGAGCGATGCTCGAATTACTCGAAAACAAAAAACTGCCTGCACTCGCAATTCTCGAAAAATAA
- a CDS encoding HU family DNA-binding protein has product MNRQELIDALAERLGLSKRLVAEVLEGLVATITVELKKGNNVTVTGFGTFRVSKRAARSGVSPRDPTQRIEIPALKVPAFRAGKTLKDSIR; this is encoded by the coding sequence ATGAATCGTCAAGAACTCATCGACGCGCTCGCCGAGCGGCTCGGTTTGAGTAAACGGCTCGTCGCCGAAGTTTTGGAAGGTCTCGTCGCGACGATTACCGTCGAGCTCAAGAAGGGCAACAATGTGACTGTCACCGGTTTCGGAACTTTTCGCGTGAGCAAACGCGCCGCGCGTTCCGGAGTCAGTCCGCGCGATCCGACTCAGCGGATCGAAATCCCGGCACTCAAAGTGCCCGCCTTTCGCGCTGGCAAAACTTTGAAAGATTCCATCCGTTAG
- a CDS encoding S-layer homology domain-containing protein has protein sequence MQNFWNFYRAHKHALNALAVTLVITAVVGVFGESTGNFMASVLDLEQPAPFDGTSLPITEVPDWTDIGGRSTLLAAQIPLEKMLPLPNYDPAAFGVMVADLNWRADKNLANKLVTFAVPYMGSYESGSKEYQGSHLAIDIRAPTGTPVHAVANGKVVKVAAASSGFGMHIVVKHPNVPSLDANETVTLYSAYAHLSATGVNVGDIVTRGQVVGQSGSSGTSTTPHLHFQIDKDSAPWHPWWPFTSADCAAAGVSFFDGVSAGIGQAGAIANTINPMLWVQRYLVTDTSGNTTPSDLHASETTTTTTTTTDAGANTSTETVTTTTVADASATVTTPTETPTTDTTNTITETNTNTITNTNLTTETPEVVETPEVVETISAEEIFSDVDSNHENAKAIKYLKENGIVGGYDDGSFKPAKTVNRVEALKMLILGFGIAMDQNPALGFKDTSNEQWYADFVGTAVMHGIANGYPDSTFRPSNTINRAEYLKILLFAAGISPDSVSENPYPDVPADDWYSAFANYSKLKNIFPLPSNLFEGTSGVTRAEVAETIYRVLMLRVTGASAYSDSL, from the coding sequence ATGCAAAACTTTTGGAACTTTTACCGCGCACATAAGCACGCCCTCAATGCGCTCGCGGTGACGCTCGTAATCACCGCAGTCGTCGGCGTCTTCGGTGAATCGACCGGGAATTTCATGGCTTCGGTTCTCGACCTCGAGCAACCCGCACCATTCGACGGAACGAGCCTGCCGATTACGGAAGTTCCCGACTGGACGGACATCGGCGGTCGCTCGACGCTGCTCGCCGCGCAGATTCCACTCGAAAAAATGCTACCTCTGCCGAATTATGATCCGGCGGCTTTCGGTGTGATGGTCGCGGATTTGAATTGGAGAGCTGACAAAAATCTCGCCAACAAATTGGTGACTTTCGCCGTACCGTACATGGGCAGCTACGAATCCGGCAGCAAAGAATATCAGGGCAGCCATCTCGCCATCGACATCCGCGCGCCGACGGGTACGCCCGTCCATGCCGTCGCGAATGGCAAGGTCGTGAAAGTCGCGGCAGCTTCGAGCGGCTTCGGCATGCACATCGTCGTCAAACACCCCAATGTGCCAAGTCTCGATGCGAATGAAACGGTCACGCTTTATTCCGCTTACGCGCATCTCTCCGCGACAGGTGTGAATGTCGGCGACATCGTGACACGCGGTCAAGTCGTCGGTCAGTCCGGCAGCAGCGGTACCTCGACCACGCCGCATTTGCATTTTCAAATCGACAAAGACAGTGCGCCGTGGCATCCCTGGTGGCCGTTCACGAGCGCAGACTGCGCCGCCGCCGGTGTGAGCTTCTTCGACGGCGTATCGGCTGGCATCGGTCAGGCGGGCGCCATCGCGAATACCATCAATCCGATGCTCTGGGTGCAGCGTTATCTCGTCACGGACACTTCCGGCAATACAACTCCGAGTGATCTCCACGCGAGCGAAACAACGACGACCACAACCACGACGACCGATGCGGGGGCGAACACAAGCACGGAAACCGTCACGACCACGACTGTCGCTGATGCTTCCGCCACTGTCACGACACCAACTGAAACTCCGACCACGGACACAACCAACACTATCACTGAAACTAACACTAACACTATCACTAACACTAACTTAACCACAGAAACTCCGGAGGTCGTCGAGACACCAGAAGTTGTCGAGACAATTAGTGCTGAGGAAATTTTCAGCGATGTCGACTCAAACCACGAGAACGCCAAAGCCATCAAATATCTAAAAGAAAATGGAATCGTCGGCGGATACGATGACGGCAGCTTCAAACCGGCGAAAACTGTGAATCGTGTCGAGGCGCTCAAAATGTTGATTCTGGGATTTGGAATTGCCATGGACCAAAACCCGGCACTCGGCTTCAAAGATACCAGCAACGAGCAGTGGTACGCCGACTTTGTCGGAACAGCCGTCATGCACGGAATCGCGAATGGCTATCCTGACAGCACTTTCCGCCCGAGCAACACGATCAATCGCGCCGAGTATTTGAAAATTCTGCTCTTCGCGGCTGGCATCTCGCCCGATAGCGTGAGCGAAAATCCCTACCCGGATGTCCCGGCGGATGACTGGTATTCAGCTTTCGCGAATTATTCGAAGCTCAAAAATATCTTCCCGCTCCCTTCGAACTTGTTTGAAGGAACGAGTGGCGTGACGCGCGCTGAAGTCGCCGAGACGATTTACCGTGTGCTCATGTTGCGCGTGACGGGAGCAAGTGCCTATTCGGATAGTCTTTAA